The nucleotide sequence TTCCTTCAATTTTGGCAGCCTTTTCATAAATGCCCAAAATGGAATCACTGTCAGGCATCATCGCCTTTATGGTTACACTGACATAGGTACCCTTTGCAGATTCCTTTAAACTGATTTCATTATTGGGCAACAAACTGGCCACCTCAGCTTCCTTACCCTTCGGCACAATAAATTTAAACATGTACAATGCTGGAAAGGAATTCTGCTCTTCCAGCTTCGTCTTAAATGCCTTTTTATCAAATTCTTTTCTCATAATTACCCCGAATTTAGTCTTTTAACATGATAGATGAAAAATTAAATCCCCTAAACAAGAAAATCCCATCCTCTTAAAGAGAATGGGATTCGATATTAAAGGCAAATCCTAATTAAAAGAATTTGTACCTGTAGTCCTTCACATCAGCCAACTCTTGGGCAGCCATCATAATCATATAAGTTGTTCTTTGCTTAGCACTTGCCTCCAATTGGTTTTTGTACATGCTGTAATCGGCAATTTCACCCGCTGGAGTTTTGCTGTTCAGCTTAGCGACAATCACGCCAATATCTTCCTTGATAGGCTTGGTAATACCACCTTCTTCCAAACCGAAGATAGCTCCAACTGCCTTTGGTGCATAGCCAATTCCAGGAATGGTATTGTCCATTAGGTTCAAATCAGCTGCAGTACCCAATGATGCAAACTCAGGAAAGGCTTCCTTCATCGCAGCAAGGCTCTCTTTTCCTGCCAATTTATCCATGATCACTTTAGCTTTCTTATCATTTCTAACCTGAGCAGTTACTTCAGCCCTTACTTGCGCCAAAGTCACCTCTTCTCCATCAGTCTTACCATTCAAGGTAGCCACTATATAAGCATTCTCCAATTCGAACACTTGGGAAACACTTCCGATAGAAGCATCATTAAACGCCCATCTTACCACTTCTCTTGCTCCGGTAAGGTTATTGATCGTTCTTGCATTGGTGGTCAGTTCACCTGCAGACATCACTCTATATCCTTCTTCCTCTGCATTGGTTTTAAACTCATCAGCATTACCGGTATTGGCCGCGAAGTAATCTGCATCTCTGAAAATTTCATTTCTAGTGGCATCACTTGGTCCTAATTCCAACTCAAGAACAGCTAATTTCACCGTCTCGGTTTTAGGCAATTCCGTAACACTGATAATATGATAACCATATTCTGTCTCTACCACTTCATTGATCAAGCCAGTAGACTTGGCATCAAACACAGCTTCAGCAAATGGCTCTACGAAGTCTGCTTTGGCAAACCAACCAAGGTCACCACCTCTTTGGGCAGTAGCGTCTTGACCGTATTGCTGTGCTGCTGCGAAGAAGTTACCTGATTCCTTTACTTCAGCAAGCACTTCCTCAGCTTGTGCCTTCACTTCAGCTTTTGCCGCATCATCCATACCTTGTGTCCCCAGCAAAATATGACTGGCCCTCATTCTAGGAGTACCCTCAAATTTATCAGAAACTTTATAAGTTACATAAGTACTTCTGTTGGTAATGAAGGGACCATACACTCCACCTTCTTCAATCTCTTCAGTATTTGAGGTCAAATCAGTAGGAAGTGGCTGGCCAGGTAGGAAAGTTCTAAATGGATTACTGAACTCTGAATTTCTCAACACAAAAACAGAGTCATCTTCACTCGCTCTTAATTCGGCAGTCAACTGGTCGATTTCCTGAATTACTGCTGCAGAATCCTCACCGCTAGGGTAAAGGTTAAAAGTAACGTAAGAAATATCTCTGGTTTTCTCCGCCTGGAACCTGTCCTTGTTTTCCTCCAAATAAGCCTTCAAATCAGATTCATTGATGGTAATCGCAGAATCGGATACCGCATAATAAGGAATAAACAAATGCTCCACATCAGCAATGCTTGATTGCATTTTGTATTGTAAGGCTCCTTCTTCCTTATTGGCATAAGATGAAGCGGCCAAAAGGTTATCATACTTGATACGCAATCTAGAGTCAGCAAAGGTCTGCTCTTGTTGCGCCCACATGGCACGTTGTTGAGCCGGAGCTGATTCCAATGATTGCAAGAACGAGATCAATTGTTGTCTATCAAACTCTCCTGTCTCTGGATTGGTCAATTGCTGACGAAGTTCAGCTACAATGTTCTTACCTTGAACCATGTCCACCAATTCCTCGTCGGAAATGGTCATTCCTAGGGCTTCGTATTGCTCAGAAAACACTTTCTTCACTACCATTCCCTGCCATGCCTGCTCACGGATACTATACATTTCATTCTCGGATGGATTTCTCCCCGTGTTTTGAACATAGTTTTGCTTAAATAGCTCCACTTGATTCAAATACTCATCATAGGAAATTTCCTCTCCGTTGATTTCTCCCACTGTGGTATCCCTACCTCCGAGGAGCATGGAATTCGGACCCAATAAGTCTCCTCCCACGAGGAAAAGTATCAATCCAAATGCAATAACACCTATTGCAAGACCTGTTCTCTGTCTAATTTCTTTTATTAAAGCCATTCTTCTAGTTTTTGAAGTGTCGCAAAATAATTACATCTAACGGTAAATTCAAAATATTATCGCTGTCAATAAATTACTTATTAAATTCTCTTATGCATTTATCTTTAATTTTACCGTATCGATTCGGTGTTCTTGCTTGGAAACAACCGTAAAAGTAAATGGCCCATAAACCACTGATTCGCCCTTTTTAGGGATATTTTCTGTGATGGAAAGTATAAAACCCGATAAGGTGTCGTAATCCCCTTCTGGCAAATTCCAATCGTATTTTTCATTAAGATAATCTATCTCATGCCGGGCACTCAAAAGATACTCATAGTCACCCACCTGTTGCTCTATCAGGTCATCATTGTCATATTCATCCTCTATTTCTCCAAATATCTCCTCTATGATGTCCTCCATACTCACAATTCCACTCGTACCTCCAAATTCATCTACAACCAAAGCCAAACTCTTCCTTTCTGAGATAAACTGCACCAATAGCTCATTCACCAAAGCGGTCTCTGGCACAATAATGATAGGCGTAAGGATGTCTTCTATACTTTTGGGTTTTTTGAACAGCTCCAAATGATGGCAATATCCGATCACATCATCAATATTTTCCTTATACACTATGATTTTGGAATGACCACTGCTCATAAAGATGCTTTTAAGGTCTTGGATATCGTCCTCTACATCCACGGCCACAATATCTGTCCTCGGCACCATACAATCCCTCGCCTTTACCGTCTTGAACTCCACGGCATTGTCAAAGATCTTGGTATCTATATCCATACCATCATCACCCTCTGTTTCCAGATTATTCTGGATAAAAGTATTCAGATCAGTGATCTTAAACACAGGTTTATCCTCACTGTATTCTAATTTTAGAATCTTAGTAATGAAAAACCTGGACATTCCAACTACCAGCCAAACCACCGGATATAGCAAATAATAAATTACCAAAAAAGGCAATGCAAAAAAGCCCAACAAATTATTAGGGTTAAGCATAAAAATGCTCTTGGGAATAAACTCCGCTGTGATCAGTACAATGATCGTAGAAATAACAGTCTGTATGATCAAAACAGACGCCTCATGATTCAAGCCCTCAGGTAAGGCCCTTTCAATGCTCGGCTCCAAGAGATAGGCCATAAAGATCCCGTAGACTACCAAAGAGACTGTGTTTCCTAGTAGGGTAGTCCCAATAAACTGCCCCGGGTTTTTCACAAAACCAGCCAACACCTTCCCAGTAAAACCACCTTGTTTGTTTTGTAGTTCTATCTGAAGTTTATTGGCTGATACAAAAGCGATTTCCAATCCTGAAAACAAGGCTGAAAACAAAAGTGTGATCAGGACATAGGCCAAATATTGATATTCCATTATGGGCGTTTTTTCTTTCTTTTTTGCTGATGATGAGCCTCTTGGCCCTCATTTTCAGCCATCTTGGTCTTCATATATTTATACCAAAATAACATGGCCACAGCAAACATAAAAATAGGATAGCTAAAAGTAATCCCTTGGGTCATGGTTACATGAGTCCCTATAATCACCAATGCTGCCGACAATGATAGTAAAATAATCCCTTTTAATTTCATAGATAATTGCTCACATTCAGGAACAGCCCCTGATCAAGGCCTGCCCCCGGTATTTTCTTCTGGAATCGGAATGCTACCATCCGTCACTTCATAGAAAGTAATATCAGTCAAGGCTTCATCTGACTCCATTCCTTTGGCCGGAATAACCGTACCATCCTCCTTAGTTACTGTTACAAACTTCTCAGTATAAATCTTCCCATTTCTTTCATCCCAGAAGAGTTCCTCTGAATTTAACTTGGTGCCATTTTCCAGATTATGCACCCGTACATCTCCTTCACCACGGTAAATTTTATCCCTTTGATTTTGGAAGCCTTTATCTGCCTGAATGGTGGAAGTAAGCTTCC is from Echinicola marina and encodes:
- a CDS encoding DUF493 family protein, coding for MRKEFDKKAFKTKLEEQNSFPALYMFKFIVPKGKEAEVASLLPNNEISLKESAKGTYVSVTIKAMMPDSDSILGIYEKAAKIEGIISL
- the lptC gene encoding LPS export ABC transporter periplasmic protein LptC, which gives rise to MRRSVLFLLISLLGFSCRESVDLRQLQNYDGPVRVTTGMEVYRSDSARVKVKVNAEQQLVFDNGDSEFPKGILIHFFDDEGKLTSTIQADKGFQNQRDKIYRGEGDVRVHNLENGTKLNSEELFWDERNGKIYTEKFVTVTKEDGTVIPAKGMESDEALTDITFYEVTDGSIPIPEENTGGRP
- a CDS encoding hemolysin family protein translates to MEYQYLAYVLITLLFSALFSGLEIAFVSANKLQIELQNKQGGFTGKVLAGFVKNPGQFIGTTLLGNTVSLVVYGIFMAYLLEPSIERALPEGLNHEASVLIIQTVISTIIVLITAEFIPKSIFMLNPNNLLGFFALPFLVIYYLLYPVVWLVVGMSRFFITKILKLEYSEDKPVFKITDLNTFIQNNLETEGDDGMDIDTKIFDNAVEFKTVKARDCMVPRTDIVAVDVEDDIQDLKSIFMSSGHSKIIVYKENIDDVIGYCHHLELFKKPKSIEDILTPIIIVPETALVNELLVQFISERKSLALVVDEFGGTSGIVSMEDIIEEIFGEIEDEYDNDDLIEQQVGDYEYLLSARHEIDYLNEKYDWNLPEGDYDTLSGFILSITENIPKKGESVVYGPFTFTVVSKQEHRIDTVKLKINA
- a CDS encoding peptidylprolyl isomerase, whose amino-acid sequence is MALIKEIRQRTGLAIGVIAFGLILFLVGGDLLGPNSMLLGGRDTTVGEINGEEISYDEYLNQVELFKQNYVQNTGRNPSENEMYSIREQAWQGMVVKKVFSEQYEALGMTISDEELVDMVQGKNIVAELRQQLTNPETGEFDRQQLISFLQSLESAPAQQRAMWAQQEQTFADSRLRIKYDNLLAASSYANKEEGALQYKMQSSIADVEHLFIPYYAVSDSAITINESDLKAYLEENKDRFQAEKTRDISYVTFNLYPSGEDSAAVIQEIDQLTAELRASEDDSVFVLRNSEFSNPFRTFLPGQPLPTDLTSNTEEIEEGGVYGPFITNRSTYVTYKVSDKFEGTPRMRASHILLGTQGMDDAAKAEVKAQAEEVLAEVKESGNFFAAAQQYGQDATAQRGGDLGWFAKADFVEPFAEAVFDAKSTGLINEVVETEYGYHIISVTELPKTETVKLAVLELELGPSDATRNEIFRDADYFAANTGNADEFKTNAEEEGYRVMSAGELTTNARTINNLTGAREVVRWAFNDASIGSVSQVFELENAYIVATLNGKTDGEEVTLAQVRAEVTAQVRNDKKAKVIMDKLAGKESLAAMKEAFPEFASLGTAADLNLMDNTIPGIGYAPKAVGAIFGLEEGGITKPIKEDIGVIVAKLNSKTPAGEIADYSMYKNQLEASAKQRTTYMIMMAAQELADVKDYRYKFF